A single Carassius carassius chromosome 3, fCarCar2.1, whole genome shotgun sequence DNA region contains:
- the amdhd1 gene encoding probable imidazolonepropionase yields MSASSFKVLVKNATQVVLVCRNGEKYLTRDGMQTLAVVENGSVLIGHDGLIKAVGPSDIIESQFKGAKFDNVLDASGMCVIPGLVDAHTHPVWAGDRVHEFAMKLAGATYMEVHEAGGGIHFTVAHTRSATERQLLDGLQSRLERMMRAGTTLVECKSGYGLELDTELKMLRVINSARNSLPIGISATYCGAHAVPKGKTMEEATQDIVAEQLPKIKMQIASGELQVDNIDVFCEKGVFDLNSTRCILKAGKDMGLNINFHGDELHPMNSAHLGAELGALAISHLEEVTDDGIAAMAKAKTSAVLLPTTAYILRLSPPRARDMLDAGVIVGLGSDFNPNAHCCSMPMVMHLACVLMKMSMPEALAACTINAAYTLNRSHMHGSLEIGKQGDLVIINAPRWEHLVYQFGGHQELIRFVIIKGEIVYENDKVLNL; encoded by the exons ATGTCTGCAAGCAGTTTCAAAGTTTTAGTCAAGAATGCAACACAAGTGGTGTTAGTTTGTAGAAATGGTGAAAAGTACCTGACCAGAGATGGGATGCAGACGCTGGCTGTCGTTGAGAATGGCAGTGTGCTCATTGGACA tgatgGACTAATTAAAGCTGTTGGACCATCAGACATCATTGAGTCTCAGTTCAAAGGAGCAAAGTTTGACAATGTTCTGGATGCTTCTGGCATGTGTGTCATCCCTG GCCTGGTCgatgcacacacacatccagtatgggccggagacagAGTGCATGAGTTTGCCATGAAG CTGGCCGGTGCCACATATATGGAAGTGCATGAAGCAGGAGGTGGAATCCATTTCACAGTGGCACATACTCGCTCAGCAACTGAACGACAACTATTAGATGGGTTACAGAGCCGCCTGGAGCGCATGATGAGAGCTGGAACCACACTGGTGGAGTGTAAGAGCGGATATGGGCTTGAGCTGGACACTGAACTCAAGATGCTGAGGGTGATCAATTCAGCCAGAAACTCACTGCCAATCGGGATATCAGCAACATACTGCGGAGCCCATGCAGTACCCAA AGGTAAAACAATGGAGGAAGCCACTCAGGACATCGTGGCAGAGCAGTTGCCCAAGATAAAAATGCAAATTGCTTCAGGTGAACTCCAGGTGGACAACATTGATGTATTTTGTGAGAAAGGTGTGTTTGATCTGAACTCAACACGTTGCATACTCAAGGCTGGCAAAGATATGGGCCTCAACATCAACTTTCATGGCGATGAACTCCATCCCATGAACTCGGCACAT CTTGGGGCAGAACTTGGCGCTTTAGCCATCAGTCATTTAGAAGAAGTGACAGATGATGGAATTGCTGCAATGGCAAAAGCTAAAACATCAGCAGTCCTCCTGCCCACCACGGCCTATATATTAAG GCTGTCTCCACCACGTGCGAGAGATATGCTTGATGCTGGAGTCATAGTGGGCCTTGGCAGTGACTTTAACCCCAATGCCCACTGCTGCTCAATG CCTATGGTGATGCATTTGGCCTGTGTGCTGATGAAGATGTCTATGCCAGAAGCTTTGGCTGCATGTACTATAAATGCAGCCTACACTCTCAACCGTTCACATATGCATGGGTCGCTCGAAATCGGGAAACAGGGGGACCTTGTGATCATCAATGCACCACG GTGGGAACATCTGGTTTACCAGTTCGGAGGCCACCAGGAGCTCATCAGATTTGTGATAATCAAAGGCGAGATTGTTTATGAAAATGATAAAGTCTTGAACCTTTGA
- the snrpf gene encoding small nuclear ribonucleoprotein F, translated as MWCYYPPVHRVALCSDALFSPAARSKCARSPSLTRRQGVRVCYNSLCYSNKQFFLHILHRTLFLQSLPLNPKPFLNGLTGKPVMVKLKWGMEYKGYLVSVDGYMNMQLANTEEYVDGALAGHLGEVLIRCNNVLYIRGVEEEEEDGEMRE; from the exons ATGTGGTGCTATTACCCGCCAGTGCATCGTGTGGCGCTGTGCTCAGACGCGCTCTTCTCTCCCGCCGCGCGATCAAAGTGCGCTCGTAGTCCTTCCCTCACTCGGCGGCAAGGCGTGCGAGTGTGCTACAATAGCTTATGCTActcaaataaacaattttttcttCA TATCTTACACCGAACTCTTTTTCTGCAGAGTTTGCCGCTGAACCCCAAGCCCTTTCTGAACGGTCTCACGGGGAAGCCTGTGATGGTGAAGCTGAAGTGGGGCATGGAGTACAAGGGCTACCTGGTGTCTGTGGACGGCTACATGAACATGCAG CTGGCCAACACAGAAGAGTATGTGGATGGAGCATTAGCGGGTCATCTCGGAGAGGTGCTCATCAG GTGTAACAATGTTTTGTACATAAGAGGAgtagaagaagaggaggaagacggTGAGATGAGAGAATGA